DNA from Halobaculum sp. XH14:
AACGCCACCGAGGCGGTCGTCGCCTACTACGCGTTCAGAACGCTGCTGGGGATGGACTGGGACGTCTTCCCCGCCGGCGCGAGCGCCGCGACGCTCGGCCTCTCGGCGGGGGCGTTCCTGATGGGCGCGATCATCGTCGTCAGCGGCGTGAACGGGAGCGCGCTGCCCCGCGGCGACCTGGCGATCGCCGTCGCCGGCCTCGTCGGACTCAACCTCGGCGTCGCCGTCGTCGAGGGGATCCTGACGGGCTTCATCGTCCAGTTCCTCGCGTCGGTCCGGCCCGACCTCGTCGGCCTCGACGACCGTGACGCCCGAGCGGAGGCGACCGGGGTGACGGCCTGATGCGGCGCCGGACGCAGTACGGCGGGCTCGCCGGCCTGCTCGCGGTCTGTTTCGCCGCGGGCCTCCGGGGATTTACCTCGACCGGCGGCGCGCTCCCGTGGGCCAAGCGCTCCGCGCGGACGCTCCAGCGCGGCGTGCAGGAGGGTGGCGGCGCGCTCGTCGACCTCGGCCGCGGCGTCGTCGTGGCCGGCCCCATTCGCAAGGGTGGACTGCTATTCGAATTCTGGGGGCTCGTCGCCCTGCTGGTCGTCCTCGGCGTCGGACTGTACGTCTACGTCGACCGCTACGGCGGCTTCGACGACGGGGAACGCCAGGC
Protein-coding regions in this window:
- a CDS encoding cobalamin transport operon protein — translated: MRRRTQYGGLAGLLAVCFAAGLRGFTSTGGALPWAKRSARTLQRGVQEGGGALVDLGRGVVVAGPIRKGGLLFEFWGLVALLVVLGVGLYVYVDRYGGFDDGERQAR
- a CDS encoding energy-coupling factor ABC transporter permease, encoding MAHVHLGEGAFPLWALVLWTLLGAGLISAVVHRIRKDGIETRQIALAGIAAAASFAVFQLNIPVWGGIHMNLTGLVGILAGPLLGPLIALVVNGFSAALGHGAVGLLGANTLVNATEAVVAYYAFRTLLGMDWDVFPAGASAATLGLSAGAFLMGAIIVVSGVNGSALPRGDLAIAVAGLVGLNLGVAVVEGILTGFIVQFLASVRPDLVGLDDRDARAEATGVTA